The sequence AAGGATACCTCGCGTCATCCTGTTTACCGCCGTCGTATAAAAGCTATTTCCCAAGAAAAACGACCTGCCTTCATCCGAACAGATCACATTCCCGTCAAAAAGCATAGAACAGCGCTGGGCATGCGAAGCGGCAAATTCAAGGTCATGCGTCACTATGACCACCGCCATCCCGCTCGCGGCCAGTTGCTTTAGCAGATACGCCAACTCGTCTTTTGCCATGGCGTCCATGCCTTTGGTCGGTTCATCAAGAAGCAGTACGTTTGGCTGCAAAAGCAGCAGCTTTGCTATCGCCGCTTTTTGCATCTCGCCGCCGCTCAAGTCGTAAGGGTGCTTTTCAAGGTGCGGTAATAGCCCAAAAGTCCGCGCCATATCCTCCATGTCCCGCCTCGCATAATGAAACGCCTTTGCGTTTTCCATCAACTCCGCCCGCAGCGTATCGCAGACAAACATCGTTTTGGGGCTTTGCATTAGCAAGGCCGTCCGCATCTCTTCTGCGCGGCGCACCGTTCCCCGCGACGGTTTCAGCAATCCGCAAAGCACGCCGAGCAGAGTGCTTTTCCCGCTTCCGTTCCCGCCCAATATGCAATGCATTTCACCCTGCCGGATCTGGATTGCCAGTCCCTTTAATACGAAATCGCCTTTCCTGTCGTAGCGAAACCAAATATCCTTTACGCCGATTGCCGCCGGTTTTGCGGATACTTCTTCCTTGCGCGGCGCAGGCGGGTGCGGCTTCCGCCGGTGTGCGGCGAGCATCCTCCTGCCCTCTTTTACGCCGAGCGGAATATCTGCTGTTATTCCCATCCCCTCAGCAAGCCGAACGGCTGCAGGCAGCGACGGAATAAACGCTTCTTCTCTCTTGCGGATACACCATCCCGCAAACTCTTCCGGCGTTCCATAAAAACGCCTTTGCGCTTTGGATAAGTAAAGTACGCTGTCCGCGATGGGAAGCACGTCGTCGAGCCTGTGTTCCGACAGGATGACCGTTTTTCCAAGCTCTTCATTAACACGCCTTAACGTCTGCAGGAATTCCTTTGCCGCGATCGGGTCAAGCTGCGCGGTCGGCTCGTCCAAGATAATTACATCCGGCTGCATTGCCATAACCGCCGCCAGGTTGAGTATTTGCTTTTGCCCGCCGGAAAGTTCGTTTACACTCTTTTCGAACCACGGCCCGATTCCAAAAAAATGCGCCGTTTCCGCAACGCGACGGCGTATCACACCCGTGGGAACTCCCAGGTTTTCCAGCCCGAACGCCAGTTCGTGCCATACCGTATCCGTCACGATCTGGTTTTCGGGATTTTGCATTACAAAACCGATCGTTGCCGCCGATTCCGGCGGTGCAACATCGTCTATCCCACATCCGTCGACAAGAATGCGTCCCCTTTTCTCGCCATACGGCGCAATTTCTTTTTTCAGGCAGCGCAGCAGCGTCGTTTTACCACAGCCCGAACGCCCGCACACCAACAGAAAGGACCCTTTTTCAACTGCAAACGTAATATCCTTAAGAGCATCGTCCGTTGCTGTGGGATAACGGAACGAAAGCTTTTCTACCGTAATTTTTTCCATGCGAGCCGTTCCTTTCCCTCCAGGATCAGGGGATAAAAAAGCAGGAGCCCATATGGAATATAGGCCCATATATTTTCTTCGATCCCCGCAAGATATGGATAATACATAAATGTTCCGCCAATCACGAGGATACTGGCGACGCTCAGTCCGGCCAAGCCGCATATGACGGCCAGCGATAAAATATCGTGCCGTTCCAGCTTGAACGGGGAAAACGTCGTCCGCTTTTTGGCGCCATATCCGCGTGCGCGCATAGAATCCGCCGTTTCAACGCTATCCTCCATGCTCCATCCCATCAGAACCGAAGCGGTGCGCACAGCATTTTTGAAACGCTGCTTTTTCTTTTCCTGCCGCATGTTCATCCCGTCCTGCGCATTCATCACGCACCGCGCCCTGTATGCCGTCTGCGGGATCAGCTTCAAAGTCATGGATACCATCAGCGCCGTCGTGGGCAATATCCTGCCGAACAAATAAAGGAACTTATCGTTTGTCATCAGCGCCGCATAGCACGAAAACCAAATGAATACACTGAGCAGCTTCAGTCCTGCGCATAGCCCATAGACGAAAGCTTCCAGCGTGACCGGTTCGTCAAACAAATAAAACAGTACCGTAAGCCCGCGATGGTTAAAAAGCGGGTTTAGCAGCGCGATGACGGCAAACATCATGAGCAGGAACGAAAGCGAAGAAAAGTATTTACGCGCCCCACCCAGATAGACCGCATACATACTTCCCGCTAGAAAAGAAATCAAAAGATAGACCGGCTGCATGCTGAACATCGTGCACACGAGCACAGCCGCCAGATACAGGAAAATGACGCTCGGATGGTAGATCGTAAAAATATGCCGCATACGTTACGCCCCAATATCCGCTCCCATGTCACACGTATACCGCCATCTGATGTTATCGCCGTCCGACAGCGTATATTTGGTGCAGCCAACGCTCGGATAATCTCCGTTCACACTGTACATCCAGCCGCTTCCCGAGCCGCAGTCCCCCTCGCCGATCGAATTGATGGACGAAATATAACTCTTGCCGCTGAATGTGATACCTGTCGCTTTGAGCGCGTCATAGACGGTCGCTTCGGGGCCCAGCGTCACCCTCTTGCTTTCCAGGATCGTCCCAGATGAGGAAACCGCGTTTGCCAGATCCGGATCCACATTGAGCGCCGCTGCGCAGTCGATAGAAATCGTACAGGTAATTGTTTTTGCCTGCTGCGGTGTGGATTCAGGCGTATTTGCCGTCTCCTGCGGAACTGCAGCGCCGCTTTCCGTATTACTCCCCGCAAAACGATTACCCGTTTCCCTGGGCGCGGCCGAGCCGTCCGATTTTTCTTTTACCCGCGCAGATACACTTGCGGAGGGTTCCTCCGTTACCTGTGCGCCCGCGCTTTCAGGCGCGGATGACGTCGGGCTTACGGACGCGCTTGCGGGTGCAGATGTCTGCAAAGCTTCCCCCGTCGTCATGTCCGGCGATTCGCTCGGTTGCTCAGCCGGCGCGCAGCCTGCCAGCAGGCCCAGGCAAAGCAGGCCTGCCAGCAATATGGTCCATAGTCTTTTCATCGTTTCTCTCCGTCGTACTCTCTGTTTACTGTTCCCTGCGCCGCCTGCGGTTTAAGGCCAGCGTTATGCATGCCGCTGCGGCAGCCGCGAAAAGCAGGACGACGTATCCGCCGATCTCCCGCGTATCCCCCGTCTTTGCCGCGGACGTTTTCGACGTTGTTCCCGTATTTTCCGCCGCGCCTGTGCTTTGCGCCTTTTCCGCCAGTGCATACAGGCTGAAATGGTCGGTCTCAAAATAGGCCATGTTTCCTTCCACGGTCACTGTGTATTCCACACGGCTTCCATCCGCATCGATACGGTAAACGACCAGCCTCGTCTTATCAAAACCGTCCGGAATCGGGATACCGATCCTCACCTTGCCGTTCGGCTGTACCGGATTGCCATTAGGATCCGAAAGGCTGATCTCAAACAGCACGAATTTTGCACTGTCCTTGCCGATTGTTTTTTGCGTCAGCTCAAAGCCCGCGCCGGATTCCACCTTTTCGGTTTTTAAAATAGTTCCTTTCGGCACCACCGTCGTATCCGTGTCGATCGTGACGCCCGTACTGTTGTCCGTATCCCGCACTGGCTTCATCCATTCCTCGAGCGAGCCGCCAACGCGGTAAATATTGTAGCCCGACGCGCTTAGGCGGCTGTACGCGATCAGCGCGCGGAACCCCTGTTCCGTTGCCAGCGCGTCCGCCGCAGCATTATCCGTATATCCAAAACGGTTATCCTGCGTTACAAAGCTCATCAGGTTTTGGTATACGCTGTTGCCGTTTTTGACGAACCTGCCATCCGTATTCGCGTCGATCCCCAGCGAAGTCAGCGCGATTACGACCATCGCCGCGTCATTGCTGTTCTCCGCACCATAGTAAACGTAGCCGCCATTTGCAGACTGCGCCGCAGCAAGGTAATCAAGTCCGCTTGTAACGGCGGACGCTACGCCCGCCCTGTCCTGATAAGGCGCAAGCGCCGAAAGGACGATTGCCGTCATGCTCGCTTCGGACTCGCCCGGCATATAGGACCAGCCGCCGTCCGCGTTCTTATTGGCGAGCAGATATTCAATCGCTTTTTCGCGTGTGTTTTCCGCGCCGGAGGGCAGCGTATAATTGCCCGAATCGTAGGCCAGCAATGCAAACGCCTGCGCGTTTACCGTATTAAGGCGTGCCACCGGTAATTGCGCGAGTACATCCACATATTGCCGCGCATCCATGCCGAGCGCGCTCATCGTCATGATCAGGCGTTCATAATCCGTCGCGTTGTTTGTACGGAGATGCGCGATCGATTCCTTGATGAAATTTACCTTTGCCGCCCGCGTGGCGAACGCTTGATCCGCCCCCGCATAAACGGCCAGGTCAAAAGCTGCCCAGTCGGATGTGGAATCCTCATAAGGCAGGTTCGTATAGTCTTTGGCGATCGTGCTCATGAGATCGCTTGCCGAGGCATTGCTCTTCGCGCCCATAAGCTGTACGGTAACAGGCTGCGCAACCGTCTCGCCGCCCTGTGTAAACAGCAGCATGACCTGTTCTTCCACCGCGCCGAACGAAGTGTTTTTGCGTGCCAGCTTATACTGGCCAAGCGGTTGTCCCGCGCTCGTTACATAGCTATTTTCTCCCGCCTCGCGGCAGAGAACTTCAATGTTTTCATCCGGCGTCGCGCCGTCTTTCAGCTTCGCAACGAGCGGCGTTACGTTCGCATTTTCTTCCACCGTGTTGGGGATCGTTACATAGCTTTCATACTTGGCAGCTTCCTGCCTGAGCGCCGTTTTATCAGCCTCTTCCTTGGCCTGCGCCGCCAACATCTCCGTAAGCTTTGCCGCCGCCTGCTCCTTGGTAAGCGCCGTCCTGGCGGCAGCCGCGTCCGTCGCTTCATGCGTACCGCCAATATAATTCCCCAGCCCCTTGATTTTGGTTCCCAGGCTGGTTTCGCTGTTCCCATAGCACTCCCGCAAGGTAAGCAGGTCGTCATTATAGGACCAAACCGTTCCGTCGAACGCGCCCGCAAAACCGCCGTTATAGCTCCATCCCGGCGTCAGTGTACCCGTGCTCACGCATTCCTTTAGCATACCCGAGACGGACCCCGCAAAACCGCCAAAATAGTAACCATAGCCGTCCTCTATCGCTACGACATTGCCTGTCGCATAGCAACGCTCCGCCGACGTTCCCATTCCGATGCTTCCGGCAAAGCCGCCCGTAGTATAGCCGCCCACAACGTTACCTGTCGCATGGCTCTTATAGATATTGGCGTATCCGTAGTTGCCGCCCACAAAGCCGCCTGTGGAGTTGCCGCCAAACACGTTTCCCGTCGCTTCGCACTGCAAGATATTTCCTTTGTTCCAGCCCACGAGACCGCCGACATGTCCGGATTCCGTGTTGTCCGCTCCGCCTGTGCTCGCTGTTACTTCAACGCTGGAAGAACAGTTGTCAATTGCGCTGAACGCCGATTTTCCGTCCTTGCTTCCGCCGTCGTTAAGGCCGACGAGGCCGCCCGCGTCCGTTTGCTTGATATATACTGTGCCCAATGCATTCAGCTTTCCGGACACATGGCAATTTCCGATCAGATTTGCCTTTTCGCTTGCAATATCCGCGCGCGCGTTTCCCACCAGCACGCCGATCCTGCTGCCTCCCGTTACGGATGCGTTTTCCACGGTCAGGTTCAGGATGGACGCTCCCTCGATCACGCCGAACAGCCCGATGTTCTGGCTTCCTACGCTCTTTTCTATTTTCAAATTTTTTATTTTATATCCTGCGCCGTCGAAAATTCCACTAAAGGGAACCGTTTCGCTGCCGATGGGCAAGGCCGTAACGCCTGAAAGATCGATATTGGCTGTCAGTTTATAATTCTTCGCCCAGTCTGCCGCCTGATTTGTGCTGTTCATGAGCGCAACCAACTGTTCCCTTGTGCTGATCGTTTCATATTGCAGCGGAACAGGCGCTGTCATTTCCGCCCATGTCGGCGCTTTATATCCGTTTGCCGTCGTACCCTCATACCAAAGGATTTTATCCCCAGACTTGATTTGGGCCGCGCTTACTCCCACCGGCGACTGTTTATCGTTAATCGTAAACATCCAGCCATCGGGTGCTTCCAGCGTTTTATCGTTGATCGTTTTTATAAATGTTCCCGTGGAGCTTTGCTCCGCCGCATACGTCATCTGTCCCGCCGCCTGCGCCGCGCTCATCACCTGCTCCGCCGTAATATCTTCTCCTGCGGCTTTGACGGTGAAAGGTTGCTCCGATTTTATAAACCGATAGCTTACATTATCCCAGTTTGCAACCAGAATCTGTACGCTGATCTCCTCCGCTACAGGCGCATTCGCCGCAGGCGCTGCGTTCACCAGATAAGGATAGCCGTTGTTGACGATCCTGCCGTCCGCACCGGCGTCTACCCTCCACGCGCCGCCCAGCAAGGAAGCAAACGCCGCCGTCTTCATCTCCGATGCTGTTTTAGCCGTTGCCGCAACTGTTACGGCCTGTGTATCCGGTCTTAATTTGCCGGAGTTATAATACCCGTTTACAACGCTGCCGACACTGTCAAAGGAAAATCCTTTTCCCCCCACAAGCGCCCCGCCTGTGCCCACAGAAGCATTTACATCATTGGCTGCGTATACATTTGTGAGCGTCGAAGGATCTGCAAGCATCCCTGCAAAACCGCCCAGTTCATTGTTTCCCGTCACAAGACCCATCGCGTAGCAATCGGTGACCGTTCCCTTTTCCACACCGCCGGCAAAACCGCCAACCCATTTATAGCCGGAAACGCTCGCAGACGAGAAACTCTCGCTCACCGATCCGCTCGCCGCAATTCTTCCAACCAAGCCGCCTGTCATCGTGCCCGTACCCTGATAGGTTACGCTTCCGCCTGACACGCCACATTGCCTGACCAGCCCCTCATTGTTCCCTATAAGGCCGCCCGTCCGCGTATTAAACTTTGATACGACTGTCGAGCCGACGGAGTAACACTTTTCCACCGTTCCTTTGTTATTGGAAACCAGCGCCGCAGGATAATGACTGCTGCTGCTTACCGTGTCCTCGATCGCCGCGTTTTCAAGCGTCAGGTTGCGGATAATGCCGTCTGTACCGACATAGCCGAACAAAGCCTCCCCCGCGATGGAAAGATTCTTGATCGCGTGACCGCCGCCGTCAAAAACGCCCGTAAAGACTTTTTCGCCCGACGCGCCATTGTTGTATTTACCGATCACTTTTCCGGCTTGTCCGGCCATGTCGATGTCGTTTGCCAGCTTATAATTTTTCGTCAGGTCCGCATTGGTCTTTGCAAGCGCGAGCAACTCATCCGGCGTAGAAATCAGAATAAATTCCTGATCGTCTTTTTTTACAAACTGGTAAGCCGCACTGCGCGAAGATTCCTTGCCTGTAATATAATCCGCGCTTGCTTCCGGCGCAACCGCCTGCACCGTGAAAAAGTAATCCCCCGTTTCCGTGATAACCGCCTTAAAGTCCTTGGATGTTCCCGTAATATTTGCATAGGTATCAACAAGCGTATCCGTATTTTTGTAAAGCTTTACCGTATACGACTCCGCTCCTGTTACCGCGTTCCATGAAGCGGTCGCGTCCGTCCACGCAAGGCCCGAAGGCTGCGCGAGCTCTGCCGGACCGGACGGTTCCCCGCTTCCTTCGGGCGCCTGTACGTTGACAAGATACGGGTAACCGTTGTTCTTGCCGTCATCCTGCGTCCATGCGGACCCCAGCGTTCCCGCAAGCGCCTTTAATTCATCCCCTGTTTTCGCCAGCAGGTAGCTTCCCTGGCTTTTTTCTGTTCCGTTTCCACTAACGGAAGCCGTAGAAAGGTAAAACGCTTTTGATACATAACTGCTCATGAAAAAGCCGTCGCCAAAGAATTTTCCAAAATAATTATTCGTACCGGTAGAAACAACGGATGCAACAGTATAGCAATTTGTATATTTCGCGCTATCTTCCGAGCCTACAAAGCCGCCGACATATTTCGCGCCCGTTACGCCGCCCGCAGAAAAGCAGTTTTCCATCGTTCCGCTATATCCAAATCCTACGAAGCCGCCGGCCTGTTCGCTTTCAGAAACGACAGCAGCCGTTGTATAGCATTCGCCGATCTTGCCCGGAGAATAACAATAACCCACGAAGCCGCCTACGCCTTTTCCTTTACCGGCAGCCGTTTGCGAAACGCTTCCCTGATCCACGAAACATCGCGTAATATCGCCTTTGCTGTAACCGGCAAACCCGCCGATATACCCCATTGTCTGTGTGCACGCAGAAGATACCGCGGTATTCTTTACCGCGCATCCCTGCACCGTTCCCGCATGATAGCCGATTATTCCGCCAACGTACTGGTCGCCGGAAATATCGCTGTCCGCAAGCGTCACATTTTCTGCCGTGCCTGTCAGCTTACCAAACAAGCCGACATAGTTTCCAGACGATGTGATCGTCAGGTTACTGATGGTCTGGCCGTTCCCGTCGAAAGTGCCTGAAAACGGCGTTGAACTGTTTCCCATCGGCTGCGCCGCAGTTACGCCGCTCATATCGATAGGCGCCGTTACTTTCAGTTGTTTATCCCAATAGGCAGGATCGTTCATTACCGCCAGTAAATCATCAGGCGAGCTGATCAATATTTCATCGCCCTCGGTTGTAAGCGGCAACGCGTCAATTCCAGTCTTCTCATCCAGCGCCATGACCGCCGTATCCAAAGCCTCGCTTTGCGCCGCTTGCGCCGACGATGGAGCAGGCGTAACAGATGGGTCCGGACTCGCCGATGGGCTGGCCGACGGCGTCTCTGCCGAAATCAGCGTCTCCTGAAACGTATCCGTTGCCGCAGGCGTTTCGGCTGCGGCGGGCATATCTGCCGCCATAGACGCGCCCGCGATGCTGAATATCATGATTACCGCCAATAACACCGCTGAAATTCTTTTTCTGCTCTTCATTTTGTTCTTCCTTTCGCTAACCTTTTGGCGGCAACAAAAAAGCTCCCGCCCTCTCGGCAGAAGCATACATTTGCGTGTCAAAAAAGCGCAAACAAAAAAGCCCGTCCTTCCCGCCGAAAGACTCACAATATCATCATTCAGGCAGGTCTTCCGACTTTGGGGTCTTCTGCTCTTTACGC comes from Christensenellaceae bacterium and encodes:
- a CDS encoding cobalt transporter, whose product is MRHIFTIYHPSVIFLYLAAVLVCTMFSMQPVYLLISFLAGSMYAVYLGGARKYFSSLSFLLMMFAVIALLNPLFNHRGLTVLFYLFDEPVTLEAFVYGLCAGLKLLSVFIWFSCYAALMTNDKFLYLFGRILPTTALMVSMTLKLIPQTAYRARCVMNAQDGMNMRQEKKKQRFKNAVRTASVLMGWSMEDSVETADSMRARGYGAKKRTTFSPFKLERHDILSLAVICGLAGLSVASILVIGGTFMYYPYLAGIEENIWAYIPYGLLLFYPLILEGKERLAWKKLR